The following are from one region of the Falco biarmicus isolate bFalBia1 chromosome 1, bFalBia1.pri, whole genome shotgun sequence genome:
- the STYXL1 gene encoding serine/threonine/tyrosine-interacting-like protein 1 isoform X4, which produces MAGIALCEPHCLYNIVSQKRRVSRLAEANYLCLLDARTQHEYNESHIITARRIEQSPTGEYLVPDSEELRCVRYCVVYDCETSSLDCCDCEEEEKEKGSSPSLETENTDSSSVCSQNAEEGSAIQHARALEQFTRHPVLILRGGYKRFSACYHFLRTQKILWMPQELDNFQPYPVEILPEKLYMGNFKQACDQQIQRNLKIKAQVNISEQPATLFAEGGKYLHIPVPDSLEADLFSSFATICHFIDAQLDHGAVLVFSSLGISRSSTATMAYLMNSCQFSLKRAWDYVLQCKTNMRPHRGFVKQLSDWETQIYGTTITDISEPNY; this is translated from the exons ATGGCGGGAATCGCTCTCTGCGAGCCCCACTGCCTCTACAACATCGTCAGCCAGAAGCGGCGGGTGTCCCGGCTGGCGGAGGCCAACTACCTGTGCCTGCTGG ATGCCCGTACTCAGCATGAATACAACGAGAGCCATATTATTACAGCACGCAGGATTGAACAG AGTCCCACGGGGGAGTATCTGGTACCGGATTCAGAGGAGCTGCGGTGTGTCAGATATTGCGTGGTGTATGACTGTGAGACCAGCTCTTTGGATTGCTGTGactgtgaggaagaggagaaagaaaaag GGAGCAGTCCTTCTTTGGAGACTGAAAACACTGACTCAAGTTCCGTATGTTCCCAGA ATGCTGAGGAAGGAAGTGCCATCCAGCATGCCAGAGCCTTAGAGCAGTTCACCCGCCATCCTGTGCTCATCCTGAGGGGAGGATACAAGCGTTTTTCAGCTTGCTATCATTTTCTGAGGACTCAGAAGATACTGTGGATGCCTCAG GAACTAGACAATTTCCAGCCATACCCTGTAGAAATACTGCCTGAAAAGTTATATATGGGCAATTTCAAGCAGGCCTGTGACCAACAAATTCAGAGAAATCTGAAGATCAAAGCACAAGTCAACATCTCTGAACAGCCTGCGACACT GTTTGCAGAAGGCGGCAAATACCTCCATATACCTGTTCCAGATTCGCTCGAAGcagatcttttttcttcctttgccacCATTTGTCATTTCATAG ATGCTCAGCTGGATCATGGAGCAGTGCTGGTGTTCTCCAGCCTGGGGATAAGCCGGAGCAGCACAGCAACCATGGCCTATCTTATGAATTCCTGCCAGTTTTCCCTGAAG AGAGCTTGGGACTACGTTCTGCAATGCAAAACGAACATGAGACCACACCGGGGCTTTGTGAAACAGCTCTCAGACTGGGAGACCCAAATCTATGGGACCACCATCACAGACATCTCTGAACCAAATTACTGA
- the STYXL1 gene encoding serine/threonine/tyrosine-interacting-like protein 1 isoform X3: protein MAGIALCEPHCLYNIVSQKRRVSRLAEANYLCLLDARTQHEYNESHIITARRIEQSPTGEYLVPDSEELRCVRYCVVYDCETSSLDCCDCEEEEKEKGSSPSLETENTDSSSVCSQNAEEGSAIQHARALEQFTRHPVLILRGGYKRFSACYHFLRTQKILWMPQQELDNFQPYPVEILPEKLYMGNFKQACDQQIQRNLKIKAQVNISEQPATLFAEGGKYLHIPVPDSLEADLFSSFATICHFIDAQLDHGAVLVFSSLGISRSSTATMAYLMNSCQFSLKRAWDYVLQCKTNMRPHRGFVKQLSDWETQIYGTTITDISEPNY from the exons ATGGCGGGAATCGCTCTCTGCGAGCCCCACTGCCTCTACAACATCGTCAGCCAGAAGCGGCGGGTGTCCCGGCTGGCGGAGGCCAACTACCTGTGCCTGCTGG ATGCCCGTACTCAGCATGAATACAACGAGAGCCATATTATTACAGCACGCAGGATTGAACAG AGTCCCACGGGGGAGTATCTGGTACCGGATTCAGAGGAGCTGCGGTGTGTCAGATATTGCGTGGTGTATGACTGTGAGACCAGCTCTTTGGATTGCTGTGactgtgaggaagaggagaaagaaaaag GGAGCAGTCCTTCTTTGGAGACTGAAAACACTGACTCAAGTTCCGTATGTTCCCAGA ATGCTGAGGAAGGAAGTGCCATCCAGCATGCCAGAGCCTTAGAGCAGTTCACCCGCCATCCTGTGCTCATCCTGAGGGGAGGATACAAGCGTTTTTCAGCTTGCTATCATTTTCTGAGGACTCAGAAGATACTGTGGATGCCTCAG CAGGAACTAGACAATTTCCAGCCATACCCTGTAGAAATACTGCCTGAAAAGTTATATATGGGCAATTTCAAGCAGGCCTGTGACCAACAAATTCAGAGAAATCTGAAGATCAAAGCACAAGTCAACATCTCTGAACAGCCTGCGACACT GTTTGCAGAAGGCGGCAAATACCTCCATATACCTGTTCCAGATTCGCTCGAAGcagatcttttttcttcctttgccacCATTTGTCATTTCATAG ATGCTCAGCTGGATCATGGAGCAGTGCTGGTGTTCTCCAGCCTGGGGATAAGCCGGAGCAGCACAGCAACCATGGCCTATCTTATGAATTCCTGCCAGTTTTCCCTGAAG AGAGCTTGGGACTACGTTCTGCAATGCAAAACGAACATGAGACCACACCGGGGCTTTGTGAAACAGCTCTCAGACTGGGAGACCCAAATCTATGGGACCACCATCACAGACATCTCTGAACCAAATTACTGA
- the STYXL1 gene encoding serine/threonine/tyrosine-interacting-like protein 1 isoform X2 produces MAGIALCEPHCLYNIVSQKRRVSRLAEANYLCLLDARTQHEYNESHIITARRIEQSPTGEYLVPDSEELRCVRYCVVYDCETSSLDCCDCEEEEKEKGSSPSLETENTDSSSVCSQNAEEGSAIQHARALEQFTRHPVLILRGGYKRFSACYHFLRTQKILWMPQELDNFQPYPVEILPEKLYMGNFKQACDQQIQRNLKIKAQVNISEQPATLHDHSAQSGNAIAHSEKSSGISQGNDQNKVTNAVSYPRTCISRHFSCLWLQRKTSKVSAPWVIFQCPLNDMLSHFGNSSPVFCSISSLTVEGGGCRHRKPHEVNWGAMSTKLLTCTP; encoded by the exons ATGGCGGGAATCGCTCTCTGCGAGCCCCACTGCCTCTACAACATCGTCAGCCAGAAGCGGCGGGTGTCCCGGCTGGCGGAGGCCAACTACCTGTGCCTGCTGG ATGCCCGTACTCAGCATGAATACAACGAGAGCCATATTATTACAGCACGCAGGATTGAACAG AGTCCCACGGGGGAGTATCTGGTACCGGATTCAGAGGAGCTGCGGTGTGTCAGATATTGCGTGGTGTATGACTGTGAGACCAGCTCTTTGGATTGCTGTGactgtgaggaagaggagaaagaaaaag GGAGCAGTCCTTCTTTGGAGACTGAAAACACTGACTCAAGTTCCGTATGTTCCCAGA ATGCTGAGGAAGGAAGTGCCATCCAGCATGCCAGAGCCTTAGAGCAGTTCACCCGCCATCCTGTGCTCATCCTGAGGGGAGGATACAAGCGTTTTTCAGCTTGCTATCATTTTCTGAGGACTCAGAAGATACTGTGGATGCCTCAG GAACTAGACAATTTCCAGCCATACCCTGTAGAAATACTGCCTGAAAAGTTATATATGGGCAATTTCAAGCAGGCCTGTGACCAACAAATTCAGAGAAATCTGAAGATCAAAGCACAAGTCAACATCTCTGAACAGCCTGCGACACT CCATGACCATTCAGCTCAATCTGGAAATGCCATTGCACACAGTGAGAAATCCAGTGGCATTTCTCAAGGTAATGACCAAAACAAAGTAACAAATGCAGTTAGCTACCCCAGGACGTGTATCAGCAGACATTTCTCATGCCTTTGGCTCCAGAGGAAAACATCAAAGGTCTCTGCACCGTGGGTAATCTTCCAATGCCCTCTAAATGACATGCTTTCACATTTTGGAAATTCCTCACCAGTGTTTTGCTCCATTAGTTCTCTGACTGTGGAAGGAGGAGGGTGCCGTCATAGAAAACCACATGAAGTGAACTGGGGGGCTATGTCCACAAAACTGCTGACATGCACACCATGA
- the STYXL1 gene encoding serine/threonine/tyrosine-interacting-like protein 1 isoform X1 yields MAGIALCEPHCLYNIVSQKRRVSRLAEANYLCLLDARTQHEYNESHIITARRIEQSPTGEYLVPDSEELRCVRYCVVYDCETSSLDCCDCEEEEKEKGSSPSLETENTDSSSVCSQNAEEGSAIQHARALEQFTRHPVLILRGGYKRFSACYHFLRTQKILWMPQQELDNFQPYPVEILPEKLYMGNFKQACDQQIQRNLKIKAQVNISEQPATLHDHSAQSGNAIAHSEKSSGISQGNDQNKVTNAVSYPRTCISRHFSCLWLQRKTSKVSAPWVIFQCPLNDMLSHFGNSSPVFCSISSLTVEGGGCRHRKPHEVNWGAMSTKLLTCTP; encoded by the exons ATGGCGGGAATCGCTCTCTGCGAGCCCCACTGCCTCTACAACATCGTCAGCCAGAAGCGGCGGGTGTCCCGGCTGGCGGAGGCCAACTACCTGTGCCTGCTGG ATGCCCGTACTCAGCATGAATACAACGAGAGCCATATTATTACAGCACGCAGGATTGAACAG AGTCCCACGGGGGAGTATCTGGTACCGGATTCAGAGGAGCTGCGGTGTGTCAGATATTGCGTGGTGTATGACTGTGAGACCAGCTCTTTGGATTGCTGTGactgtgaggaagaggagaaagaaaaag GGAGCAGTCCTTCTTTGGAGACTGAAAACACTGACTCAAGTTCCGTATGTTCCCAGA ATGCTGAGGAAGGAAGTGCCATCCAGCATGCCAGAGCCTTAGAGCAGTTCACCCGCCATCCTGTGCTCATCCTGAGGGGAGGATACAAGCGTTTTTCAGCTTGCTATCATTTTCTGAGGACTCAGAAGATACTGTGGATGCCTCAG CAGGAACTAGACAATTTCCAGCCATACCCTGTAGAAATACTGCCTGAAAAGTTATATATGGGCAATTTCAAGCAGGCCTGTGACCAACAAATTCAGAGAAATCTGAAGATCAAAGCACAAGTCAACATCTCTGAACAGCCTGCGACACT CCATGACCATTCAGCTCAATCTGGAAATGCCATTGCACACAGTGAGAAATCCAGTGGCATTTCTCAAGGTAATGACCAAAACAAAGTAACAAATGCAGTTAGCTACCCCAGGACGTGTATCAGCAGACATTTCTCATGCCTTTGGCTCCAGAGGAAAACATCAAAGGTCTCTGCACCGTGGGTAATCTTCCAATGCCCTCTAAATGACATGCTTTCACATTTTGGAAATTCCTCACCAGTGTTTTGCTCCATTAGTTCTCTGACTGTGGAAGGAGGAGGGTGCCGTCATAGAAAACCACATGAAGTGAACTGGGGGGCTATGTCCACAAAACTGCTGACATGCACACCATGA
- the MDH2 gene encoding malate dehydrogenase, mitochondrial, whose protein sequence is MLSRLARPAAALRRGLATTAQNNAKVAVLGASGGIGQPLSLLLKNSPLVSRLSLYDIAHTPGVAADLSHIETRANVKGFLGPEQLPECLKGCNVVVIPAGVPRKPGMTRDDLFNTNASIVATLTTACAKHCPEAMICIISNPVNSTIPITSEVFKKHGVYNPNRIFGVTTLDIVRANTFVAELKGLDPARVSVPVVGGHAGKTIIPLISQCTPKVDFPQDQLEKLTGRIQEAGTEVVKAKAGAGSATLSMAYAGARFVFSLVDAMNGKEGVIECAFVRSEETESPYFSTPLLLGKNGIEKNLGIGKISPFEEKMVAEAMSELKASIKKGEEFAKNFK, encoded by the exons ATGCTGTCCCGCCTCGCCCGTCCCGCCGCGGCCCTCCGCCGGGGCCTCGCCACCACCGCCCAG aaCAATGCCAAGGTAGCAGTGCTGGGGGCCTCGGGAGGCATTGGCCAgcctctctcccttctcctgAAGAACAGCCCACTGGTGAGCAGGCTCAGCCTTTATGATATCGCTCACACTCCAGGCGTTGCAGCTGACCTCAGCCACATTGAGACAAGAGCAAATGTTAAAG GCTTCCTGGGACCTGAGCAGTTGCCAGAATGTCTCAAGGGCTGTAATGTTGTAGTTATTCCTGCAGGAGTCCCTAGAAAACCAG GTATGACCCGTGATGACCTGTTCAACACCAATGCTAGCATTGTTGCTACTTTGACAACGGCCTGTGCAAAGCACTGTCCGGAAGCCATGATCTGTATTATTTCTAACCCG GTAAATTCAACCATCCCAATAACTTCAGAAGTCTTCAAGAAGCATGGTGTGTATAATCCAAACAGAATCTTTGGTGTTACAACGCTGGACATTGTCAGAGCAAATACTTTTGTGGCTGAACTAAAG GGCTTAGATCCAGCTCGAGTAAGTGTTCCGGTTGTTGGTGGCCATGCTGGGAAGACTATCATCCCTCTGATCTCTCAG TGCACACCAAAAGTGGACTTTCCTCAGGATCAACTGGAGAAGCTTACAGGGAGAATTCAGGAGGCTGGCACTGAAGTTGTTAAAGCTAAAGCAGGAGCAG GATCTGCCACCTTGTCTATGGCCTATGCTGGTGCTCGATTTGTGTTCTCTCTGGTGGATGCGATGAATGGAAAGGAAGGGGTTATTGAATGTGCCTTTGTTCGATCGGAAGAGACCGAGAGCCCGTACTTCTCTACACCTCTGCTACTGGGA AAAAATGGAATTGAGAAGAACCTAGGTATTGGCAAGATCTCCCCCTTTGAAGAGAAGATGGTTGCTGAGGCCATGTCTGAGCTGAAGGCTTCTATTAAGAAAGGAGAGGAATTTGCGAAGAACTTCAAGTGA